From the genome of Papaver somniferum cultivar HN1 chromosome 2, ASM357369v1, whole genome shotgun sequence, one region includes:
- the LOC113351882 gene encoding alcohol-forming fatty acyl-CoA reductase-like encodes MESNGMIQSFENKSILVTGSTGLLSKLFVEKLLRVQPNVKQLYLLFRPADASSPTQRLHKDVTGKEVFRVLRKKHGLGFDSFISEKVTPVFGDVTLENLGIEDSEEVGAKNIG; translated from the exons ATGGAATCGAATGGAATgattcaatcttttgaaaacaaGAGCATCCTTGTCACTGGTTCTACTGGGTTGTTGTCGAAAT TGTTTGTGGAGAAGTTACTTAGAGTTCAGCCAAATGTGAAACAACTCTATCTTCTTTTTAGACCCGCTGATGCATCGTCCCCTACTCAGCGTCTTCATAAGGAT GTGACAGGGAAGGAAGTATTTAGAGTGTTGAGAAAAAAGCACGGTCTTGGATTTGATTCCTTTATATCCGAAAAGGTGACGCCTGTCTTTGGGGATGTTACTTTAGAGAACTTGGGAATAGAAGACTCTGAAGAAGTTGGTGCAAAGAACATTGGATGA
- the LOC113351881 gene encoding fatty acyl-CoA reductase 1-like, with translation MVISLGRGMLPCFLGDNESFFNIIPGDMVVNAIIAAMVNHSNNNIFSGDKDRYIYHISSSTHKEQTSIIKLLSFAYDYFRENPWMDGDSSEIVKPVFFPTMTSFREHIHTNFVVPKKEQKVQFATRLAEIYEPYLLFKGTCDCSATDELRIWTKAYYGTGEAELFDFDPKRIDWKDYIKNVHIPGVMKYVVKPHVGRYKSKL, from the exons ATGGTAATTAGTCTTGGAAGAGGGATGTTACCTTGTTTTCTTGGGGACAATGAGTCGTTCTTTAATATA ATCCCAGGAGATATGGTGGTGAATGCTATAATAGCCGCGATGGTGAATCActctaataataatattttttctgGTGATAAGGATCGCTATATCTATCATATCAGCAGTTCTACGCACAAAGAGCAGACGAGCATCATTAAGCTGTTAAGTTTTGCTTATGATTACTTTCGTGAGAATCCTTGGATGGATGGCGACAGTAGTGAAATTGTTAAGCCTGTTTTCTTTCCCACCATGACTAGCTTTCGAGAGCACATCCATACCAATTTTGTGGTGCCAAAGAAG GAACAAAAAGTTCAATTTGCTACCCGATTGGCTGAAATTTATGAACCATATTTACTCTTTAAAGGAAC CTGCGATTGTTCAGCGACTGATGAATTGAGAATATGGACCAAAGCATACTACGGAACCGGTGAGGCAGAATTATTTGATTTCGACCCAAAACGAATAGATTGGAAAGATTACATAAAGAATGTTCATATTCCTGGGGTcatgaaatatgttgttaagcCACATGTAGGAAGATACAAGAGCAAGTTATGA